Within the Methanobrevibacter thaueri genome, the region TGACGAACCCCACTGCATTACCTGCGGAACCACTCCGGTAATCAAGGACACCTTCCAATACGCATTCAAGCTCTCAGAGTTTGAGGATGCCCTTAAGGAATACATCGACAACAACGATAACTTGCCTGCAAACGTGAAAAACTATGCATCCAACTGGCTGAAAGAAGGATTGAATGACTGGATTTTAACCCGTGATATGGATTGGGGTATTCCAGTACCGTTGGATGAGGCGAAAGGCAAAGTATTATACGTATGGATTGAAGCATTCCTTGGTTATATCTCATCAGCAAGCCAATGGTCAAAGGTTTCTGGCAAGAAATGGGAGGAATACTGGAACGACTATGTAGTTCATTTCATAGGTAAGGACATTATCTACCACCATTCAATCTTCTGGCCTGGACTTCTCAAGGCATACGGATGCAAATTACCTGACATGATTTACGCAGGCGAATTCCTGTCCCTTGAAGGGGAAAAGATGTCAACCAGTAAAAACTGGGTCATATGGATTGCTGATTTTGTAAAGGATTACGAACCAGACCTTTTAAGATACTATTTAACAATAAATGCTCCATTGAATAAGGATTCAGACTTCTCATGGGACGATTTCCAAAGAAGAAACAATGACGAACTTGCGGATGTTGTCGGAAACTTCCTGCACAGGACATTCGTATTCACCAAGAAATACTTTGACAGCAAAATCCCTGAATACACCAATCCAAGCGAAGAGGATGAGGAATTCAGAAAGGCCATTGCGGAATTGCCGGACAAGGCTGGTGCATTGATTGCCGATTATGAATTTAGGGAAGCGTTGCTTGAAATATTCAAGGTGGCCAAAAAAGGTAACAAGTATTTCAACGATTCCGAACCATGGAAAGCGGTTAAGGAAGACATGGCCAAGGCGGCAAACTGCCTATACTTATCAAATCAATTAGCAAAAACATTGGCATACACATTAAAGCCATTCCTTCCAACAAAAGCAGACAAAATTGCTGAAATAATGAACATAGATAATTTAGACAACTGGAATGATGCTAAAGTGGAATTGCCAACAGGCCATGAAATAAACAAGGCCAAACCATTATTCAAAAAGATTGAAGACAGCGAAATTGAAGCACAAAAAGAAAAATTGAAAGAAAACCTAAAAAGTGAGGAAGAGGATACAATGAGTGACTTAATATCAATTGATCAATTTGATGAAGTAGTAATTAAGATTGGACAAGTAAAAGAAGCGGAAAAAATAGAAAAATCCGACAAGCTATTAAAATTGCAAGTGGACATAGGCGAGGAAAAGCCAAGACAAATTGTCGCAGGACTTGCAAAATTCTATTCTCCTGAGGAATTGGTTGACAGGAAAGTCTGCGTCGTTGCAAACTTGCAGCCTGCAAAACTATTCGGAACCCTATCAGAAGGAATGATACTCGCAACCGGCAAATCCGGTGCACTGTTATCTCCTGATGAAGCTGGAGAAGTCGGCGAAAGAATTCAATAGTTAGATTAAAATGCCAGAATCTGTCCTAGTAAGTAAAGTCGAAAGTTATTTGATTGAAATATCAAACGATTCAATTAGCTTGGATGATATTGATGATTTTGATAATTTCAAAAGTCTTTATTTTAAGCTAGATGACAGATTAGACAAATTACAACGTTTTAAAGATGATATGGATGCCCAAGGGTACACCACTCCTTTTACATCCATAAACAAGTATGGAACCAAATCCGTTGCTGAAGTGGCCATTGAGGAGAAGGGCGAAAGCAGTCGCCATAACCAGATATTCCGGATGAAGGCAAACGCCAAAAAGAACATTCTGGACAGGGTCAAATCAGCAATCGACTCACATAAGATAGCCCTTGGAAATCTGGAACAGTTCGGATATGTCAAGTGCAACTCATGCTATAAGAAATATTCCATGAGTGAATACAAGCAGATGGACGCCAAATGCAGTTGCGGAAGTCAGGGATTCACATTCAAGATAAACAAGGAAGCCACTCACCGGATAGAGATCATCCCCTACTTGCCATTGTCAGGAAATTACATGGTTCTCAGAAATGAGCTGTCATCATACGGCAGGGAATCTCTCAAGCAGGTCTTCAACATTCTTAAACAGGAACGTAAGGGTGTTGTAAAGACTATATCCATGAGGATACGTTTCAGAGACAAGAACAAGCGTCTTATTCGAAGAAACATATCATTGGGCTCAGAATACGTTAACAACTATGATGAGGAAGTCAGGCGCAGATACGGTAGGGAAGTGAGGATTGAGTCCTTAAGGTTCAATAGGACAAAACCTGCAATTATCGATGACAATCATGCAAGAATGGCCCTGGCTATAGGTTATGTCAAATACGGTGAAGAGATAATCGAAAGCATCAAGGATGAAATCCTGAAAAGAAGGCTGACTGATTTCAAGCGCATAAACAAATATGATGAGATAACCAACACCTACAAGAATGCCTCACCAGAGTTCATCGACCAGAACGACATTGATGAAATCGAGGACTGGAGAAAGGCACAGATAGAGGATAGCTTTAGGAAATTGGGCTACATCGACAAGTTCGGAAATCTGACAAGATCCCTAAAGCGTGATTTGAAGATAAGGGAGAACATCTATAGGAACACCCTAAAGAATATCGCATCAGCCTTGATTATCTGGGATATCTTCAAGTACTACATGACAACCTCAAACAATTCACGTAAACACGATATCGGACCATTCCCATACATTCGTATCGAGCTTGACCGTGAACAGAGAAAGGTGTTCCAGGCATCATATACCAATGTCATCGAAACCCTAAACAGCTATACCGATATCAAAATCATTCCAATCCCTGAAATGGACCTTCTATTATATGAGAAATTCAAGTTCGAAAAGGAGATAAGAAGTATCAATATCAAGTTCAACCATGTGGCATTGGGTGCCGCATTGATTAACTTAAATTCCGACATTGAACTGTCAAAAATCAGCAATGCATTCAACATCAACGAATCAAGAGTCAAAAAGGAAATCGAGCATATTGACACCATCAAAAATCCGAAAAGCGACAAGTTAAAAAGATTCAACGAATTGATTAAAAAGTGATTGGATGGGTAAAGAAACCAGAACAATTCATATAACAAAGGCATTGTCATATTCAATGATTGGGGAACTGTTTAACGAATATCCCAATCTTGAGGAGATTACCTGCTCTCCAAGCGTATATAATAGAACCTCAAGGAAATATATCGAGGCATTGTCCGAAATGGGTATCAATGTTAAAAAGAAATATGAATGGGGCGCCAAGTCCAGAAGCGACAATCTGGAACTCTATATTTTAAAGCTTTCAGACGAAGGGATGTCCGCACGCGAAATTTCAAACAGATTGGAAATTCCCCTTAATCGTGTTTATTACCTGCTTAAGAAAGGCAAGGCAAGTTTCAACAATCGTCAAAGGAAACATGACCATGATGAAGTAAAGAGACTCAAGGGGGAAGGCCTAAAGCCTAAGGAGATTTCAGAGATATTGGATATTCCCCTTAGAACTGTCTATTATATCCTAAACAAAAAATAATTACTTTTTTTAATAATGAGTATCATATCATTAAATATGATGATTTTACCACAACTTCCGTTATATGCAATAGCCATAATCTGTGGGTTACTATCCTTTTTTGTAACCAGATTAACTATGCCTAGGATTATTAGAAAACTTGAAGCTGCAGACATTGTTGGAAAAGATATACACAAATCCTGGAAACCGGTTGTAGCCGAAATGGGTGGATTCGGAATACTCTTTGGATTCATCATCGGAATGTTTTCAGGAATATACATGCACGACATCCTGGCGTTTCCGCTTGTGATTGTCCTTGTAGTGATTTTGCTTGTAGGAATGATTGGAATCGTGGACGACCTTCTTGCATTGTCCTCAAAAGAAAAGTTCTTCCTGCTGTTTCTTGCGGGCCTGCCATTAATCTGGGCGGCACCATCAAATGTGGGGCTATTGTACCTGATAACAATACCTATCGCATTGTCAATAGGATCCAACCTCACCAACATGCTTGCGGGATTGAATGGAATCGAATCAGGTTTGGGAATCATTTCAATGACCTCCCTGACAATCGCATGTATCATCTTGGGCAAATATGATGTAACAATCATTTCCATGAGTATGCTCGGTGCATTAATCGCATTTTTATATTTCAACAGGTATCCTGCACAGATTTTCCCAGGGGACACCGGAACACTCATCATCGGAGCAGCTATCGTCTCAATTGCATTCATCGGTAGGGTAAAATTAATCGCTTTGATAGTGCTGATGCCGAACATCATTGATGCTGCATTGAAATTCTACTCAGCAGGTGTCATGAACCGTCAACAGCAAAAGCCGACACAATTGAACGATGAGGGAAAGCTTGTCCGTCCGCAGCAAGGTTTCAAGTCATTAATCAGACTTGTTTTGAGAAAGCCTATTTCAGAAAAGGATGCGGTCACAATAATCTGGGGAATCGGAATACTGTTTGGAGTATTAGGTATCCTTGTAGCGTTAATAATGCCTGGAATGCTTGAAAACCAGACACTGGCGAACTTCCTTCATGTCAAGGAGATGTTCTATCATATTTAGGTGAAAAGATGAGACCTTATGTTATACTGAATGCGGCAATGACCTTGGACGGTAAAATCGCAACTCAAACCGGAAGCTCAAACATCTCCGGCAAAGAGGACTTGGAAAGGGTTCATGAGCTTAGAAAGGAATGCGACGCAATCATGGTGGGTATCGGAACGGTGATGGCTGACGATCCAAGATTGACAGTCCATAAAATCGATGCCAATCCCGAAGACAATCCTGTTCGGGTGGTTGTGGACAGCAAATGCAGAACCCCAATCGATGCAAGAATCACCAATGGAGACGCACATACCGTCATAGCATGCGCCAATGAGTATAAGGAAGAGTTCAAGAGTTCCGAAAAATTCGAAGCATTTAAGGAGAAGGGAGTCAAGGTTTTCTTTTCAGGCGATAAGAGAGTGGACCTGAGTGCGCTTATGAGCTATCTGCATGAGGAAGGCATTGAAAAGCTGATGCTCGAAGGTGGAGCAACACTGAACTTCTCAATGATTAAGGCAGGACTCATTGATGAGATAAGGATTTGCATTGCGCCGATGGTTGTCGGTGGAGCTAATGCGAAGACCTTCTTTGACGGTGAGGGCTTTGATTTGATGGATGATGCGATAAAACTAGAATTGATTGATTCATACAGTCTTGGAAAAGACCTTATTTTAACTTATAAAGTGATTTAATAGATGTTTTTTTTTAAAACATCATATTAAATGGCATATTCTTTGATACGCAATATTTGCATAGTGTATTTTTATCATGGATGTATTGGGCACGGCCCTTGCAATAGAATTCTCCGTCAGTGAAGAAAATATCATCTTTTTTGTCTTCTGAAAAAGGATGAAGAGGCTTTTTGGCAATCAATGCAAGATACAGTGAAAGGTTTTCGGTGAAATACTTGGTTTCCTCATCACCGCCGGCATATGTGTCAAAATAAAAGCCGATGTCCTTTTTCAAATTGTTAATCAGGGCATCCTTTATTTCAAAATCGTCAACGATATCTATTCCATATATGTCGTCATATGTTTCAGAGTTATATTTTGCAAGCTTTTTTGTTAAAGGGTCCTTATACCTGTCGTCGGTTACCTTGTTTCTAACGTATTCTATATCGTAATCCTTCAGGTTTTCACGGATTATTTCCAAAAGTTTTGACGCTTTCATAAGATCCCTTTGCTTTTCAATAGTTCACGTGGGTTGTCGACAATGGCCTTCATGGCTTCATCTGGAGACAATCCTGCTCCTAAAGCTATCTCATATGACTTTTCGAATGTTATCAGGTCGCTTGGGGCGTGGGTGTCTGTGTCAACTAGCAGCTTGTTTCCTACTTCACGTGCAACGTTTGCAACATGTCCGTTTCCAAGGCAGTGTCCCTTACGGGCGGAAATCTCAAGATAGATGTCGTTTTCCTTTGCAAGTTCAGCCTCTTCGACTGTTATCAATCCAGGATGTCCTAAGATATCAACATGTTCGGATTCCACTGCGGCACGGTTGGTTCCAGGGGTGACAGGTTCGTTTAAAGTCTCACCATGGACCACAACAATCTTTGCACCCAATTCCTTTGCTCTTGCGGCAATTCCGTCGATTGATTCGCAAGGGGCATGGGTGACCTCTGCACCGAGTACAACGGTTATGTCCCAGTTCGCATTGATGTCGTCAATTGCATCCTGAATGGCAGGAATTGTGTCAACGTTTGACCAATCGACATGGTCTGTGATTGCTATTGCTTCATGATTTAATTTTAAAGCTCTTCTAGCCAGTTCGGACGGCAGCAATTCGCCGTCACTGAATAAACTATGCATATGTAAATCTATTCTTTTGTTCAAAATATAACCTCTTCATATTAAGTATAATATTATATATAGTACATTTAATATAAATTTATATAACTTAAATATTTTATAGAGGTTATTGAAATGAAAGCAAAAGCAGTTAAAATAGCAGATGGCGTCTATTGGGTTGGAGTAATCCATTGGCACAGCAGAACTTTCCATGGATATGGAATTCCTGGAACAACCTATAATGCATACCTTGTATTCGGTGAAGAAAAAACCGTATTGATTGATAACGTTTACAGGGGAATGTTCGAACAGTTCGATGCAAGGGTAAAGGACGCATTCGAACAGGAAGGAAAAGAGTTCAAGATTGATGTGTTTGTTCAAAACCACTCAGAAATGGACCATTCCACCTTCTTAAGACAAACCATAGAAGAGTACAACCCTGATGCTGAAATCTATGCTTCACAAAATTGTATCAACTTCTTGGAAGCTCAATATCACAACTTCTCAGACTTGGAAATCAACGCCGTTGCAACCGGTGATGAGTTAGACATTGGCGGAAGAACCCTCAAATTCATTTCCGCACCGATGCTTCACTGGCCTGACAGCATGTTCACCCTTCTCGCAGAGGAAGGCATATTGTTCTCAAACGACGCATTCGGACAGCATGTGGCTCATTCCAAAAGATTCGATGAGGATTATGATACACAATATTTACTTAGGGAAGCACAAAAATACTACGCTAACCTAGTTACCTTAGGCTCCCCAATGCTTAGAATGAAATTGGATGAATTGACCAACACAGGTTTAATCAATGATATAAAAATGATTGCACCATGTCACGGTCAAATCTGGAAAAACCCAGCTCCAATAGTTGAAAAATACTCAGAATGGGGATCAGGTGTATGTAAGGACAAAATCACTGTCATCTATGACACAATGCACCACTCAACCGAAAAATTGGCTTATCAAATCGCTGAAGGTATAATGAGTGAAGGTGTTGAGGTTGTAATGTATTTCATGCAAGAGGACGGTCCTGATGATGTAATTACAGACATATTGGACTCCAAAGCTATTGCGCTCGGTGCTCCTACAATGATGAACAAGCCATTCCCAAGAATTGGTAACATGATGTACTGGCTGGATTGTGTCAACTTCAAGGGAACCGGCAGCGAGAAAAACGCATTGATCTTCTCATCCAAAGGATGGGGTGGAGGTGCTGTGGCAAAACTCCAAAATGATTTGGAAGCTGCAGGATTCACTGTAACCGACACTTTGGATGTATTGTTCGTGCCTGATGAGGATGTCATGGCTGAAGCATTCGAGAAAGGTGCAGAGCTCGCAAGATCCATTAAAGAATAATCATTCTTATTCTTTTATTATTTTTTTTAAATCAATAATTGTTGCGAATAGCAACATTTATATGCTTAATTATTTAAATCATAATCAAGGAGTTAATATTATGTCAAGCTTAGTAATTTATTTTTCAAGAAACGGTGAAAACTACTTCGGAGGAGAACTCAAAAACATAGAGAAAGGAAACACCGAGGTCATTGCCGAATACATTCAGGAAATTGATGGTGCAGATCTATTTAAGGTGGAACCTGCAGTTGAATACCCTGAAGACTACATGAAATGCATTGACGTTGCCAAAAAGGAACAGCAATCAGATGCAAGGCCTGAAATCAAGGAGACACTTGAAAGCATTGATGATTATGACACCATATACATTGGTTTTCCTAACTGGTGGGGAACATTACCGATGCCTATGTTCACCCAATTGGAGCAATTAGACTTTGCGGGTAAAGTCGTAAAGCCTTTTGTAACCCACGAAGGTTCCGGTTTCGGTTCATCACAAAAGGATTTGGCCAAATTATGCCAAGGAGCTGAAATCAAGGGAGGTTTATCCATTCCTGGGGCTAGTGTATATGATGCTAAAAACACTGTGAAAGTGTGGATAGACGAATAATTTTTTTTCATATTTTTTTTTAAAATTTTTCTGTTTACTTTTTTTTCATATTAAAACAATTTTGTATACTTTATCTTACATTATTATGGCTATTTTGTTTTCGTAATTTTTTCTCGTGTTTTTGATTAATATTGATTGGTTGTTGGAAATTGCTAAAAGTATTATAATTTTTACATGAATGTATGAAAATTGTACAGAAAAAAATATAGGACATTAAATAAGATTTAATCAGTAATTTTTGTATTTTGTTTAATTTTTTTAAATTTTTATATTGTTTTTGTTTTATTAAAGTTTAAATATGATGTCTAAAATAAGTATAATATGCAATAATATTTAAAATAAATCAATTATTGTTGTTTATTTAATAATATATTTATAAAATGAAAAATTTTTAATATTTTATTAAATTATTATAAATTTAAATAATATATTGTGATTTATTGAGTTAAATCAAATCTTATTGTAAATATAAAGATCAAATGTTCGGAGAAATTTTTACTGAATATGATTGGTATTCCTCGGTCTAGTGTTTGTAAAACGAATATGATTGACTAGTTAGTTGTATTACGTTTTATCTTGCATGGTAATGATTGGGTATATTATTTATAAAGAGGTTCAAATTAACGGAAATAAATTTAATTATATTATTAAATTATGTATTTGATTAGTTTATATTTTGATTTGACTCTCGTATGAGGGAAAAAATGAAATTTAATAAACTATTTGGAATTGTATTATTAATTAGCGTATTATGCTTATGTATAAGTGCTGCTGCAGCTGCTGATGGTGTGGACAGTCATGCGGTTGGAGCAGATGAAGGAAATTTGGCTGTTGAAAATAATAATGATGATGTTTTAGGTGCCGGTAACAGTTGGTATGTTAAGGCAGGCGCGTCAGGAGGAGATGGATCAGAGACAAGTCCGTATGGAGATTTAAAATCTGTAACCAATAACGCTAACTATAAAGAGAATGACGTCATATATGTTATGGATGGTACTTACAAAGGTGCAAAAAATCGTAACATTGACTTGAAAGAAAATACTACTGTAAAGGCTTATGATGGTGCAAATCCTGTATTTGATGCTCAAAAGCAAAATTCAATATTTGTGATTTCTCATAACGGCATTACACTTCAAGGATTGACATTAATCAATGGTGGAGGAGTTGTTGCTACAACTGCACAAGGTACTAATAGTTGGTGTGGAGGTGCAATTTGCAACTCTGGAGATAACCTGACAGTAGACGGTTGTACCATTAAGAGCAATGACCCTATCAGTTATGGAGGGGGAATCTACTCAAAAGGTAAAAACACTGAAATCAAAAACTCTAACTTTGAAGGATGTGAAGCAAGTAATGGTGGGGCAATCGCAATAGACGGACCATATGCTAAAATTGTTGGCAATAGCTTTAAAAATAATGCTGGGGCACAAGGAGGAGCCATAAACATTTATAATTATGGTGGAGCCCTCATCGCAAATAATTCATTTACTAGGAACCGCGCTAACAGTGGATATGGTGGAGCGATATATGCCCGTGCTGGAAATAACTATATTGCAAACTCAACCTTTGATCATAACCAGGCTAGAACCTACGGTGGAGCGATATGTACTGTTAATCCAAATACCAAGATAGATAACTGTACTTTTAAAAGCAATCAGATTTTCAACGATAATTCAAATACTAATTGGGGAGGGGCAATCTATTCCCAAGGACGCAATACATCTATTGTAAATTCCAGATTCACAGATAATGCTGTTAGGGATGATGGTGGTGCAATTTGTGTTAGAAATAGTAAAAATTTAGTTGAAAACTGTACTTTTGATAAAAATTGGGCTGCAAGAGGCGGGGCAATTTTTATTGTGGAGAAAGTTTCTGGAGGAAATATTTCAGATGTCGTAATCAATAATTGTACATTCAATGACAACGGTATAATAACAGAACAAGACGGTCAGCCTAATTTAGGAACAAAAGGTGGAGCAATCTACTCCTGGGGAATTGACACTAATGTGACCAATTCCAAATTTAACAACAACCAGGCTATGGTTGGTGGAGCAATATTGTTTGAACGTGGTCATAACTTTTTAGAAAACGACACTTTCACAGGCAACAAGGCAGTCAGGTATGGTGGAGGTGCTATTTCAAGTACCCGTTTCGGAGATACAATAAACAATTGTACCTTTGAAAACAATTTCGCCCAAGGTTACGGTGGAGCTGTAAGTGCTGATTATCCAACAATTACCAATTCAAAATTCATCGGTAATGAGGCAAACCACGGAGGAGCAATATGTACAATCACTGCAAATGTTTCAGATTCAGAATTCTACGACAATAAGGCAGACGATAATTGGGTTGTATTGGCTGCTACAAAATTGATTGAATCAAATAATATTCATCCAGGTCAAGTGGCTCTTTCAATGAACCATACAACCTACCTGAATATGGAATATGATATGGATAAAGAGATTGCTATCATGCCTGGATATTATGCATACTGTATGGAAGAGTTTGCTGACTATCCTCAATATGGAGTATTATGGGAAAACTTAAGATTCGCTCAGAATTCATTGTCCGAGGAACGCATTGGTGAATATGTTAAAATTTTGATTTTCAAATACTGGAATGATGAATCACAGCATGAAAACCTTCAGAAGTTAGTTAACGCATTCACAGATCGTGACTTCAGAAACAATGATAACCCGATTGTTAAAGAAATTGTTGCTTTGTACGATTCCGGTTACAGGGTTCCAACAGATAATGCTTTAAGGTTATATGATAATGGAACTGTGGCTATATTTCATTTCAAAGAAATTATCACTCCTTCCGGAACACAAAACGTATTTGCATTCAATATCACATACAATCCTAACTTAACAGTTGAAAAAGAAGTAATTACCGATCCATTATATATTGGTCAGGAAGTGGACTTCAACATAACTGTCACAAACACAGGTGAATGTAATTTGACAGATATCTGGATTAACGAAACAGATTTCAGCGATGGATTGGTATATAAATCATTCAGATCTCCATATAATTGGACTTATGATGAGAAATCCAAATTATGGATATTGAATGACACTTTGGAAATGAAAAAATCCGCATACATTATATTAACATTTAATGTAACTAAAGCAGGAAACATGACTAACAACGTGACAACAGGATTAGGCAATTACACATTCGATAATGACACTGTAAACTTCACAGTTTACGCTCCAAACATGACAGTTGAGAAGTTAACTTTGAATAAGACTGCATTTGTTGGGGATAATGTGACTTTCATGATTGTTGTTACTAACACCGGGGATTGTAACTTGACTAATGTTAAGGTTACTGAGGTTTTCAATTCCACTGAGTTAAGGTTTGAAGATTACACAAATAAGGATAAATGGAACAGGAACGGTAATGTTTTCACATTGATTGGTAATTTAACTTCAGGCAATAGTGCTAATTTCACTATTGTATTTAATGCATTGGTGAATGGTACTTTAATCAATACCGTTAATGTTACTAGTAATGAGACTGAAAATAAAACCGCCAATAACAATACTACTGTTTACAAACCTAACATGTCTGTTGAAAAAATATCAAACAACAAAACAGTTAAAGTTGGTGAAATGACCAGTTTCGTCATTGTAGTTAAAAATACAGGTGACTGTAACTTAACCGGTGTTTATGTAATCGATAAAGGAGCTGAAGGTTTAGAATATGACCA harbors:
- a CDS encoding right-handed parallel beta-helix repeat-containing protein codes for the protein MKFNKLFGIVLLISVLCLCISAAAAADGVDSHAVGADEGNLAVENNNDDVLGAGNSWYVKAGASGGDGSETSPYGDLKSVTNNANYKENDVIYVMDGTYKGAKNRNIDLKENTTVKAYDGANPVFDAQKQNSIFVISHNGITLQGLTLINGGGVVATTAQGTNSWCGGAICNSGDNLTVDGCTIKSNDPISYGGGIYSKGKNTEIKNSNFEGCEASNGGAIAIDGPYAKIVGNSFKNNAGAQGGAINIYNYGGALIANNSFTRNRANSGYGGAIYARAGNNYIANSTFDHNQARTYGGAICTVNPNTKIDNCTFKSNQIFNDNSNTNWGGAIYSQGRNTSIVNSRFTDNAVRDDGGAICVRNSKNLVENCTFDKNWAARGGAIFIVEKVSGGNISDVVINNCTFNDNGIITEQDGQPNLGTKGGAIYSWGIDTNVTNSKFNNNQAMVGGAILFERGHNFLENDTFTGNKAVRYGGGAISSTRFGDTINNCTFENNFAQGYGGAVSADYPTITNSKFIGNEANHGGAICTITANVSDSEFYDNKADDNWVVLAATKLIESNNIHPGQVALSMNHTTYLNMEYDMDKEIAIMPGYYAYCMEEFADYPQYGVLWENLRFAQNSLSEERIGEYVKILIFKYWNDESQHENLQKLVNAFTDRDFRNNDNPIVKEIVALYDSGYRVPTDNALRLYDNGTVAIFHFKEIITPSGTQNVFAFNITYNPNLTVEKEVITDPLYIGQEVDFNITVTNTGECNLTDIWINETDFSDGLVYKSFRSPYNWTYDEKSKLWILNDTLEMKKSAYIILTFNVTKAGNMTNNVTTGLGNYTFDNDTVNFTVYAPNMTVEKLTLNKTAFVGDNVTFMIVVTNTGDCNLTNVKVTEVFNSTELRFEDYTNKDKWNRNGNVFTLIGNLTSGNSANFTIVFNALVNGTLINTVNVTSNETENKTANNNTTVYKPNMSVEKISNNKTVKVGEMTSFVIVVKNTGDCNLTGVYVIDKGAEGLEYDHTVDESGKWSYEGDGKWTYNGVLGVNESSEFTIVFKALSEGFKVNNAIAGNNITNDTVNSTNTTNVTVEHNNETEVPENVTDVPENETADHNKPEKTVKAKVDAKATGNPLIVLIMALVALGFESRRRKQ